A genome region from Pseudomonas sp. S06B 330 includes the following:
- the lnt gene encoding apolipoprotein N-acyltransferase has product MRWITRPGWPGNLLAVAAGAITTLALAPFDIWPLALLAAGLFYLGLRELSPRQALGRGWCFGFGLYAAGTSWIYVSINTYGGATPLLATVLLVAFFAAIAWFFALPAWIWARWLRRNEAPLADALCFAALWVGQEAFRGWFLTGFPWLYSGYSQLDGPLSGLAPVGGMWLISFCLALCAALLCNLPRLRERKSFLAVAIVLLLAPWAVGLALKNHAWTEPAGKPLTVAALQGNVEQELKWNPEHVNAQLALYRDMSFSSKPVDLLIWPETAVPILKEQAQGYLDMMGSFAADRHSALITGVPIREVVHQQRRYYNGITVTGEGDGTYLKQKLVPFGEYVPLQDMLRGVIAFFDLPMSDFARGPEDQPLLQAKGYQIAPYICYEVVYPEFAASLAARSDILLTISNDTWFGTSIGPLQHLQMAQMRALEAGRWMIRATNNGVSGLIDPFGRITAQIPQFERGILYGEVVPMQQLTPYLQWRSWPLVIVCVLLFGWALLASRIAKTV; this is encoded by the coding sequence ATGCGCTGGATCACCCGCCCCGGCTGGCCCGGTAACCTGCTGGCCGTGGCGGCCGGTGCAATCACTACCCTGGCCCTGGCGCCGTTCGACATTTGGCCACTGGCATTGCTGGCCGCCGGCCTGTTCTACCTTGGCCTGCGTGAGCTCAGCCCACGCCAGGCCTTGGGCCGTGGCTGGTGCTTCGGTTTCGGCTTGTACGCTGCCGGCACCAGCTGGATCTACGTCAGTATCAATACCTACGGCGGCGCCACGCCACTGCTGGCGACGGTTTTGCTGGTGGCGTTCTTCGCGGCCATCGCTTGGTTCTTCGCCCTGCCCGCCTGGATCTGGGCGCGTTGGCTGCGCCGCAACGAGGCCCCCCTGGCCGACGCCCTGTGCTTCGCTGCCTTGTGGGTCGGTCAGGAAGCCTTCCGCGGCTGGTTCCTCACCGGTTTCCCCTGGCTCTATTCCGGTTACAGCCAGCTTGACGGTCCGCTGTCCGGCCTGGCGCCGGTCGGTGGTATGTGGCTGATCTCCTTCTGCCTGGCCTTGTGCGCCGCCCTGCTGTGCAACTTGCCACGTTTACGTGAGCGCAAGTCGTTCCTGGCCGTAGCCATCGTCCTGTTGCTGGCGCCCTGGGCTGTGGGCCTGGCCCTGAAAAACCATGCCTGGACCGAACCTGCCGGCAAACCACTGACCGTGGCTGCGCTGCAAGGTAATGTCGAGCAGGAACTGAAGTGGAACCCGGAACACGTCAACGCCCAACTGGCCTTGTACCGGGACATGAGTTTCAGCTCCAAGCCGGTCGACCTGCTGATCTGGCCGGAAACCGCCGTGCCGATCCTCAAGGAACAAGCCCAAGGCTACCTGGACATGATGGGCAGCTTCGCCGCTGACCGCCATTCGGCGCTGATCACTGGTGTGCCGATACGTGAGGTGGTGCATCAGCAACGCCGCTACTACAACGGCATTACCGTGACTGGTGAAGGCGACGGTACCTATCTGAAGCAGAAGCTGGTGCCCTTCGGTGAGTATGTACCGCTGCAGGATATGCTCCGCGGGGTGATCGCCTTCTTCGACCTGCCAATGTCGGACTTTGCCCGCGGCCCAGAAGACCAGCCACTGCTGCAGGCCAAGGGCTACCAGATCGCGCCGTACATCTGCTACGAAGTGGTCTACCCGGAGTTCGCCGCAAGCCTGGCAGCCCGTAGCGACATCCTCCTGACCATCAGTAACGACACCTGGTTCGGCACCTCGATCGGCCCCCTACAACACCTGCAGATGGCCCAGATGCGTGCGCTGGAGGCCGGACGCTGGATGATTCGTGCCACCAACAACGGCGTCAGCGGCCTGATCGACCCCTTTGGACGCATCACCGCGCAGATCCCGCAGTTCGAGCGCGGCATCCTCTACGGTGAGGTGGTGCCAATGCAGCAGCTCACGCCGTACCTGCAATGGCGCTCCTGGCCACTGGTGATTGTCTGCGTACTGCTGTTCGGCTGGGCCCTGCTGGCCAGCCGGATCGCCAAGACTGTTTAG
- a CDS encoding HlyC/CorC family transporter, translating to MSEDRSSNGQKSWLGKLTQAFAHEPKNRQELLELLREAHQNKLLDSEALTIVEGAIQVADLQVRDIMVPRSQMISIKATQSPREFLPAVIDAAHSRYPVVGESHDDVLGVLLAKDLLPLILKENGDSFNIKDLLRPATFVPESKRLNVLLREFRANHNHMAIVIDEYGGVAGLVTIEDVLEQIVGDIEDEHDVEEDSYIKPLPSGDFLIKALTPIENFNEFFDSQFSDDEFDTVGGLVMSAFGHLPKRNETTEIGPYRFRILNADSRRIHLLRLTPITR from the coding sequence ATGAGCGAAGATCGATCGAGCAACGGGCAAAAGTCCTGGTTAGGCAAACTGACCCAGGCTTTTGCCCATGAGCCGAAAAACCGCCAGGAGCTTCTGGAGCTGCTGCGCGAAGCCCATCAGAACAAGCTGCTCGACAGCGAGGCGCTGACCATTGTTGAAGGCGCCATCCAGGTAGCCGACCTGCAAGTACGCGACATCATGGTGCCGCGCTCGCAGATGATCAGCATCAAGGCCACGCAGTCGCCACGCGAGTTCCTCCCAGCTGTGATCGACGCTGCGCACTCGCGCTACCCGGTGGTTGGCGAAAGCCATGACGATGTCCTTGGCGTGTTGTTGGCCAAAGACCTGCTGCCGCTGATCCTCAAAGAGAACGGCGACAGCTTCAACATCAAGGACCTGCTGCGCCCGGCCACCTTCGTGCCCGAGTCCAAGCGCCTGAACGTGCTGTTGCGCGAGTTCCGCGCCAACCACAATCACATGGCCATCGTCATCGACGAGTACGGCGGTGTGGCGGGCTTGGTGACCATCGAGGACGTGCTTGAACAGATCGTCGGCGACATCGAAGACGAGCACGACGTCGAAGAAGACAGCTACATCAAGCCGCTGCCTAGCGGCGACTTCCTGATCAAGGCTCTGACCCCGATCGAGAACTTCAACGAGTTCTTCGACAGCCAGTTCTCCGACGATGAGTTCGACACCGTTGGCGGCTTGGTCATGAGCGCCTTCGGTCACTTGCCAAAGCGTAACGAGACCACTGAAATCGGCCCGTATCGCTTCCGCATTCTCAACGCCGACAGCCGCCGGATACACTTGCTGCGACTGACCCCTATCACCCGTTAA
- the ybeY gene encoding rRNA maturation RNase YbeY, whose product MLELDLQLASDAPHPTEEQFRQWCELALRQRTADSELTIRLVDEAEGRELNHTWRGKDYATNVLSFPADVPDELLDIPLLGDLVICIAVVEREAAEQGKSLEAHWAHLVIHGCLHLLGYDHIEDDEAEEMEALERELLAELGHPDPYADDEHDVPHTDICKDHE is encoded by the coding sequence ATGCTTGAGCTCGATCTGCAGCTGGCAAGTGATGCCCCTCACCCCACTGAAGAGCAGTTCCGCCAATGGTGCGAGCTGGCCCTGCGCCAGCGCACTGCCGACTCGGAGTTAACCATTCGTCTGGTTGATGAAGCCGAAGGCCGCGAACTGAATCACACCTGGCGTGGCAAAGACTACGCCACCAACGTTCTGTCCTTCCCGGCCGACGTACCCGATGAGCTACTCGACATTCCGCTGCTCGGCGACCTGGTGATCTGCATCGCCGTGGTCGAGCGCGAAGCGGCCGAACAGGGCAAGTCGCTGGAGGCCCATTGGGCGCACCTGGTTATCCACGGCTGCCTGCACCTGCTGGGCTACGACCACATCGAAGACGATGAGGCCGAAGAAATGGAAGCACTGGAACGAGAGTTGCTAGCGGAATTGGGTCATCCAGACCCTTACGCCGACGACGAACACGACGTACCCCACACTGATATCTGCAAGGATCACGAGTAA
- a CDS encoding PhoH family protein: MNAPIEPHRFILEPFEAHRFANLCGQFDEHLRLIEQRLAIEIRNRGNQFELIGEPKHTSSAEQLLRRLYRETKATELSPEMVHLFLQESAVEQLENPAVNEVSVSLRTRKGMIRPRGLNQQRYVKEILGNDINFGIGPAGTGKTYLAVACAVDALEREQVRRILLVRPAVEAGEKLGFLPGDLAQKIDPYLRPLYDALYEMLGFEHVAKLIERQVIEIAPLAYMRGRTLNNSFIILDESQNTTVEQMKMFLTRIGFGSTAVITGDITQVDLPRGTKSGLAHVIDVLKGVPGISFTHFQPKDVVRHPLVQRIVEAYERFENHQNDISEGNKRDA; the protein is encoded by the coding sequence TTGAACGCACCCATAGAACCTCATCGTTTCATCCTCGAGCCTTTCGAGGCCCATCGCTTCGCCAATCTGTGCGGGCAGTTCGACGAGCATTTGCGCCTGATCGAACAGCGTCTGGCCATCGAAATCCGCAACCGCGGCAATCAGTTCGAACTGATCGGCGAACCCAAACACACCTCCTCTGCCGAGCAACTGCTGCGCCGTCTCTATCGCGAGACCAAGGCCACCGAGCTGTCGCCGGAAATGGTGCACCTGTTCCTGCAGGAATCTGCGGTAGAACAACTGGAAAACCCAGCCGTCAACGAAGTCAGTGTTTCCCTGCGTACGCGCAAGGGCATGATTCGTCCGCGCGGGCTGAACCAGCAGCGCTATGTGAAGGAAATTCTCGGCAACGACATCAACTTCGGCATTGGTCCGGCCGGTACTGGCAAGACCTACCTCGCCGTCGCCTGTGCTGTCGATGCGCTGGAACGTGAACAGGTGCGACGCATCCTGCTGGTGCGCCCTGCGGTCGAAGCGGGCGAGAAACTCGGCTTCCTGCCGGGCGACCTGGCCCAGAAGATCGACCCGTATCTGCGCCCGCTGTACGACGCGCTGTACGAGATGCTCGGCTTCGAACACGTCGCCAAGCTGATCGAGCGCCAGGTGATCGAGATTGCCCCGCTGGCGTACATGCGTGGCCGTACCCTGAACAACAGCTTCATCATCCTTGATGAGAGCCAGAACACCACGGTCGAACAGATGAAGATGTTCCTGACCCGTATCGGCTTCGGCTCCACCGCGGTGATCACCGGTGACATCACCCAGGTCGACCTGCCGCGCGGGACCAAGTCGGGCCTGGCGCATGTGATTGACGTGCTCAAGGGCGTGCCGGGCATCAGCTTTACCCATTTCCAGCCCAAAGACGTGGTTCGCCACCCCTTGGTGCAACGTATCGTCGAAGCGTACGAGCGCTTTGAGAACCACCAAAATGACATCAGCGAAGGCAACAAACGCGATGCTTGA
- the miaB gene encoding tRNA (N6-isopentenyl adenosine(37)-C2)-methylthiotransferase MiaB → MAKKLYIETHGCQMNEYDSSRMVDLLGEHQALEVTARAEDADVILLNTCSIRERAQDRVYSQLGRWRELKDLKPDMVIAVGGCVASQEGESIRKRAPYVDVVFGPQTLHRLPEMIDAARTTRLPQVDVSFPEIEKFDHLPEPRIDGPTAYVSVMEGCSKYCTFCVVPYTRGEEVSRPFDDVLAEVIHLAENGVREITLLGQNVNGYRGQTHDGRLADLAELIRVVAAVDGIDRIRYTTSHPLEFSDSLIQAHAEVPELVKHLHLPVQSGSDRVLAAMKRNHTVLEYKSKLRKLKAAVPGICISSDFIVGFPGETEKDFEQTMKLVADVGFDFSYSFVYSQRPGTPASDLPDETSEEVKKERLKALQHRLDTQGFEISRQMVGTIQRILVTDYSRRDPGQLQGRTENNRIVNFRCDNPKLIGQFVDIQIDDARPHSLFGSLAH, encoded by the coding sequence ATGGCCAAGAAGCTTTATATCGAAACCCACGGTTGCCAGATGAACGAGTACGACAGCTCGCGCATGGTCGACCTGCTGGGTGAACATCAAGCCCTGGAGGTCACTGCGCGTGCCGAAGACGCTGACGTGATCCTGCTCAACACCTGCTCGATCCGCGAACGCGCCCAGGACCGGGTCTACTCCCAGTTGGGCCGCTGGCGCGAATTGAAGGACCTGAAGCCGGACATGGTCATCGCCGTCGGCGGCTGCGTAGCCAGCCAGGAAGGCGAATCGATTCGCAAGCGTGCGCCGTATGTGGATGTGGTGTTCGGCCCGCAGACCCTTCATCGTCTGCCAGAAATGATCGATGCCGCACGTACCACACGCTTGCCCCAGGTTGACGTGTCGTTCCCGGAAATCGAAAAATTCGACCACTTGCCCGAGCCGCGCATCGATGGCCCAACCGCCTATGTCTCGGTCATGGAAGGTTGCAGCAAATACTGCACGTTCTGCGTGGTGCCCTATACCCGTGGCGAAGAAGTCAGCCGCCCGTTCGATGATGTGCTGGCCGAAGTCATCCACCTGGCCGAAAACGGCGTGCGCGAGATCACCCTGCTGGGGCAGAACGTCAACGGCTATCGCGGCCAGACCCACGATGGCCGCCTGGCCGATCTGGCTGAGCTGATCAGGGTCGTGGCTGCCGTCGACGGAATCGACCGCATCCGTTACACCACCTCGCACCCGCTGGAATTCTCCGACAGCCTGATCCAGGCCCACGCTGAAGTGCCGGAACTGGTCAAGCACCTGCACCTGCCGGTGCAGTCGGGCTCTGATCGCGTGCTCGCAGCGATGAAGCGCAACCACACGGTCCTTGAGTACAAGTCCAAGCTGCGCAAGCTCAAGGCTGCGGTGCCGGGGATCTGCATCAGCTCTGACTTCATTGTCGGCTTCCCGGGTGAAACCGAGAAAGACTTCGAGCAGACCATGAAGCTGGTGGCCGATGTCGGTTTCGACTTCTCCTACTCCTTCGTCTACAGCCAGCGGCCGGGCACCCCAGCCTCCGACCTGCCGGACGAAACCTCGGAAGAGGTGAAGAAAGAGCGGCTCAAGGCATTGCAACATCGCCTGGATACCCAAGGTTTCGAGATCAGCCGACAAATGGTTGGCACCATCCAGCGCATCCTCGTCACGGATTACTCGCGTCGCGACCCCGGCCAACTGCAGGGGCGCACCGAGAATAACCGTATCGTCAACTTCCGCTGCGACAATCCCAAGCTGATCGGCCAGTTCGTCGACATCCAGATCGACGATGCCCGGCCCCATTCGCTGTTTGGTTCGCTGGCACATTGA
- a CDS encoding DUF1820 family protein: protein MTKREAPIYKVIFLNQGQVFEMYAKQIYQSDLWGFLEIEEFVFGERTQVVVDPSEEKLKAQFEGVVRSFVPMHSIVRIDEVERLGTPKISEARGVSNVMPFPMPMPEK from the coding sequence ATGACCAAACGCGAAGCTCCGATCTACAAAGTGATCTTTCTCAACCAGGGCCAGGTATTCGAGATGTATGCCAAGCAGATCTACCAAAGTGATCTGTGGGGCTTTCTTGAAATTGAAGAATTTGTGTTCGGCGAACGCACTCAGGTGGTGGTCGATCCGAGCGAAGAAAAGCTCAAGGCGCAGTTTGAAGGTGTGGTGCGCAGTTTTGTGCCGATGCACTCAATCGTGCGTATTGATGAGGTCGAGCGCTTGGGCACGCCAAAGATCAGTGAAGCCCGAGGTGTCAGCAACGTGATGCCGTTCCCGATGCCGATGCCGGAAAAATAA